The Prunus persica cultivar Lovell chromosome G8, Prunus_persica_NCBIv2, whole genome shotgun sequence genome includes a region encoding these proteins:
- the LOC18768249 gene encoding uncharacterized protein LOC18768249 gives MEESPRKKSGAGQVLDGSNIMELVGNKEVFSSFVEHKFKELDRDRDGELSVKELQPAVADIGAALGLPAQGSSPDSDHIYSEVLNEFTHGKQQKVSKTEFKEVLSDILLGMAAGLKRDPIVILRIDGEDLEEFINGPTFEPEMVASYSEMKSADGSGSLRDYIAKALAKLTVEQGMPPSSDPWVISNIVEPALQSCTGHDFDKPVSQETFIEEFKKVAETVAQHLKEQHVIVAHSENDFDGSGIKRLLSNKFELDKTLNTAIENVSKDRSGKLSKEYLRVALDAVGPTAGLPPLGAVEQMDKVVQDAFNLVNADDGKLLKEDEFKKILTEILGSIMLQLEGNPISVYSNSVVHEPLASSSTLLQPSSEL, from the exons atGGAGGAGAGCCCAAGGAAGAAAAGTGGAGCGGGGCAGGTGCTGGACGGTTCGAATATAATGGAGTTGGTTGGGAACAAGGAGGTGTTCAGTAGTTTTGTGGAGCATAAGTTTAAGGAGCTGGATAGAGACAGAGATGGTGAGCTATCTGTGAAGGAGCTTCAGCCTGCTGTTGCTGATATTGGCGCTGCTCTTGGCTTGCCTGCTCAGGGCTCTTCCCCTGACTCTGATCACATCTATTCTGAG GTGTTGAATGAGTTCACTCatggaaaacaacaaaaagtgaGCAAGACTGAGTTCAAAGAGGTTCTTTCAGATATTCTGTTAGGCATGGCTGCTGGTTTGAAGCGAGACCCTATTGTGATCCTCCGTATTGATGGAGAAGATCTCGAAGAATTCATCAATGGGCCAACTTTTGAACCAGAGATGGTAGCCTCGTATTCTGAGATGAAGTCAGCTGATGGAAGTGGAAGCCTCCGTGACTATATAGCCAAGGCTTTGGCAAAACTCACCGTTGAGCAAGGGATGCCCCCTTCATCAGATCCTTGG gTTATTAGCAATATCGTGGAACCTGCTCTGCAATCATGCACTGGCCATGATTTTGACAAGCCTGTATCTCAAGAAACTTTCATAGAGGAGTTTAAGAAAGTGGCAGAAACCGTGGCTCAACACCTTAAGGAGCAGCATGTGATTGTAGCCCACAGTGAAAATGACTTTGATGGAAGTGGCATTAAGAGACTGTTGTCCAACAAGTTTGAATTAGACAAG ACACTGAATACAGCTATTGAAAATGTGTCAAAAGATCGCAGTGGGAAACTGTCCAAGGAATATTTGCGTGTGGCGCTGGATGCAGTGGGTCCAACCGCTGGTCTGCCACCACTTGGTGCAGTTGAGCAG ATGGACAAGGTTGTGCAGGACGCGTTCAACTTGGTGAATGCAGATGATGGAAAGCTGCTCAAAGAAGACGAGTTCAAAAAGATATTGACTGAAATCCTGGGGAGCATCATGTTGCAATTGGAGGGAAATCCTATCTCAGTTTACTCAAATTCGGTTGTGCATGAGCCCCTTGCCTCCTCTTCTACACTATTGCAGCCATCTTCCGAGTTATAG
- the LOC18768809 gene encoding putative HVA22-like protein g gives MLGSFLPRVLLMVFGYAYPAYECYKTLDHTPEIGRLLFWCRYWIVVAMLTVLERFGDALFSWVPIYNEAKFALFIYLWYWREERTDHLYNRFRELVVPREAKIDRIRDKARNLANQSCQEAMNCGRKGVCAILNYVSSHQSAPQPHSD, from the exons ATGCTGGGATCTTTTCTTCCAAGGGTTCTTCT GATGGTGTTTGGTTACGCTTATCCGGCTTATGAGTGCTATAAGACTCTGGATCATACGCCAGAGATTGGGCGACTTCTGTTTTGGTGCCGATACtg GATAGTAGTTGCTATGCTCACTGTGTTGGAGAGATTTGGGGATGCTTTATTTTCATG ggTACCAATATACAATGAAGCCAAATTTGCATTGTTTATATATCTCTGGTATTGGAGAGAGGAA CGCACGGACCATCTTTATAATCGCTTCCGAGAATTAGTGGTACCACGTGAGGCAAAAATTGATAGAATCAGAGATAAGGCTAGGAATTTAGCAAACCAATCTTGTCAAGAGGCTATGAATTGTGGCCGAAAGGGTGTTTGTGCGATTTTGAATTATGTTTCTTCTCATCAATCGGCGCCACAGCCTCATTCTGATTAG
- the LOC18768359 gene encoding putative HVA22-like protein g, whose product MLGSFLPRVLLMVFGYAYPAYECYKTVGKNKPEIEQLLFWCQYWILVAMLTVLERFGDALFSWVPIYNEAKLALFIYLWSSKEKGTAYLYNRFFRDFVAQHEAEIDGKILEFRVKTRDFANLSCQMALNYGQKGVYEILEYVSSHQSAPQPHSDQKQEKGTGKVIVAGQSEAEARDQRTTNDFEEKPTESVSLSGNGTPILPSRKHWLKKLIR is encoded by the exons ATGCTGGGATCTTTTCTTCCAAGGGTTCTTCT GATGGTGTTTGGTTACGCTTATCCGGCTTATGAGTGCTATAAGACTGTGGGGAAGAATAAGCCAGAGATTGAGCAACTTCTGTTTTGGTGCCAATACtg GATATTGGTTGCTATGCTTACTGTGTTGGAGAGATTTGGGGATGCTTTATTTTCATG GGTACCAATATACAATGAAGCCAAATTGGCGTTGTTTATATATCTCTGGTCTTCTAAGGAGAAA GGCACGGCCTATCTTTATAATCGCTTCTTCCGAGACTTTGTGGCACAACATGAGGCAGAAATTGATGGTAAGATATTGGAATTCAGAGTTAAGACTAGGGATTTTGCAAACCTATCTTGTCAAATGGCTCTGAATTATGGCCAAAAAGGtgtttatgagattttggagtATGTTTCTTCTCATCAGTCGGCGCCACAGCCTCATTCTGATCAG AAGCAAGAGAAGGGCACTGGAAAAGTAATTGTTGCTGGTCAGTCTGAAGCTGAAGCAAGGGACCAAAGAACAACAAACGACTTTGAAGAGAAACCAACTGAATCAGTATCATTGTCTGGAAATGGAACCCCAATTCTTCCCAGCAGAAAACACTGGTTAAAGAAGCTCATCAGATGA
- the LOC18767586 gene encoding aquaporin TIP1-2, protein MEGLVMTPNEADEKLPKSAGRSCEAVGVENSLRLKFLATIGAHEYFSPEMWRAAFTELVATASLLFTLTSSIISCLESGEVDPKLLVPIAVFIIAFLFLLVTVPLSGGHMSPVFTFIAALKGVITFARASIYILAQCIGSILGFLIIKTVMDQNAAQKYSLGGCTIKGSGSTSGVGTQTALMVEFACTFVVLFVGVTVAFDKRRCKELGLAMVCAVVAGAMALAVFVSITVTGRVGYAGVGLSPARCLGPALLQGGRLWDGHWVFWVGPILACSVYYCVSLNLPNEGLKSVEEECDILKGEGNV, encoded by the exons ATGGAGGGTTTGGTCATGACCCCAAATGAAGCTGATGAAAAATTGCCCAAATCAGCTGGCAGAAGTTGTGAGGCGGTTGGTGTCGAAAACTCACTGAGGCTAAAATTTCTTGCTACAATTGGTGCCCATGAATATTTTTCACCAGAG ATGTGGAGAGCAGCTTTTACAGAATTAGTAGCAACAGCTTCTCTTCTGTTCACGCTGACCTCTTCAATCATCTCATGCTTGGAATCAGGAGAGGTTGATCCAAAGCTGCTTGTCCCAATTGCAGTCTTCATCATagccttcctcttcctcctagTCACAGTCCCTTTATCTGGAGGGCACATGAGCCCTGTCTTCACATTCATAGCTGCCCTCAAGGGTGTTATAACTTTTGCTAGGGCCTCCATCTACATTTTGGCACAATGCATTGGCTCAATCTTGGGATTTCTTATAATCAAGACTGTGATGGATCAAAATGCAGCACAAAAATATTCCTTAGGTGGCTGCACAATCAAGGGAAGTGGGTCCACATCTGGGGTGGGGACACAAACAGCATTGATGGTAGAATTTGCCTGCACATTTGTGGTTCTCTTTGTCGGGGTCACAGTGGCATTTGACAAGAGAAGGTGCAAAGAGTTGGGTTTGGCCATGGTGTGTGCTGTGGTAGCTGGGGCTATGGCACTTGCAGTTTTTGTGTCAATTACTGTGACTGGGCGGGTCGGATATGCGGGCGTGGGTCTGAGCCCGGCAAGGTGCTTAGGCCCAGCATTGTTGCAAGGGGGGAGGTTGTGGGATGGCCATTGGGTTTTCTGGGTTGGACCAATCTTGGCTTGTAGTGTGTACTATTGTGTCTCTTTAAACTTGCCCAATGAGGGTTTAAAATCTGTGGAAGAAGAGTGTGACATTCTGAAGGGAGAGGGCAATGTATGA
- the LOC18767966 gene encoding aquaporin AQPAn.G, giving the protein MAENRPVVEDDRVHPFSSTPMSEHWNVEEVKKSSPSTLSKKLGLHELFSLKVWRASLAELVGSAVLVFAIDTIVISSYETRTTTPNLVMAILISITVAILLLATNPISGGHINPVVTLSAVFVGLISLSRAAVYILSQCAGAVLGALALKAVVNSSIEETFSLGGCTLTVIAPGPHGPIIIGIETTQALWLEIICTFVFLFASIWMAFDHRQAHAVGRVVVFSIVGTVVGLLVFISTTVTAVKGYAGVGMNPARCLGPALIRGGHLWNGHWVFWVGPIIACVTFYLYIKIIPRQHFHMDGYTQDTVNIVKTLPQ; this is encoded by the exons atggctGAAAATAGGCCGGTGGTAGAGGATGATAGAGTCCATCCTTTTTCTTCCACACCAAT GTCAGAGCATTGGAATGTTGAGGAAGTGAAGAAGTCCAGTCCCTCCACTTTGAGTAAGAAGTTGGGATTGCACGAGCTGTTTTCTTTGAAG GTTTGGAGAGCATCTCTAGCAGAGCTAGTTGGCTCGGCAGTACTTGTTTTCGCTATAGACACAATAGTTATCTCCTCCTATGAGACTAGAACCACAACACCAAACCTTGTCATGGCGATCCTCATTTCCATCACAGTTGCAATTCTCCTACTCGCCACCAATCCCATCTCCGGCGGCCACATCAATCCCGTTGTCACCTTATCCGCAGTGTTCGTCGGCCTCATATCCCTCTCACGTGCCGCTGTCTACATCTTGAGCCAGTGCGCGGGGGCGGTACTAGGCGCACTAGCCCTGAAGGCTGTGGTAAACAGCAGCATTGAAGAAACGTTCTCACTTGGAGGTTGCACTCTCACTGTCATTGCCCCAGGCCCACATGGGCCAATCATTATTGGCATTGAGACCACCCAAGCCCTTTGGCTTGAGATCATATGCACTTTTGTGTTTCTCTTTGCTTCGATTTGGATGGCATTTGACCATCGCCAAGCCCATGCTGTGGGCCGAGTTGTAGTCTTTTCTATCGTTGGAACAGTTGTGGGCCTCCTTGTGTTTATCTCAACCACCGTTACAGCTGTAAAGGGCTATGCCGGGGTTGGAATGAACCCGGCGCGATGCTTGGGCCCCGCATTGATTCGCGGGGGCCACCTGTGGAATGGGCATTGGGTGTTTTGGGTCGGGCCCATTATTGCTTGCGTGACATTTTATTTGTACATAAAGATCATTCCACGTCAGCATTTCCACATGGATGGCTACACGCAAGATACAGTCAATATCGTAAAGACTCTTCCCCAGTAG